In the Oscarella lobularis chromosome 9, ooOscLobu1.1, whole genome shotgun sequence genome, AGTTTCTTCAAAGAGTGACATAGAACAGACTATGGTCTAAGAACTAGAGCTAGAGTATACCCGTcccccttccaaaaaaaACCGTCGTACTGTCGAATGTATTACGTTTACACTTCTTTCAACACGCCAAaaactttgaatttttcctCCCACAGACGAGTGACGTGTTTTCCCTACCGTAAGAATATCACAGCTGGACTTTAGAGAGactcccccctcccctctccTTACTTACCCCAATAGGCGGTCTGTTTATTTTGACACCGGTTCTACCAAACATAGAACCACAATGTCATCGTTTGAGAGCTCTTCTATCGAAAATGCTTACGATAAACcgttcgtttcgtcggtgcacgacgaaatcgtcgctcgtcgcggTTTTCGACTCGCCTGCATCGATTTGAGGTATTGATGCGCTTCCAATTGACGCTGGAGACTCGCAATCTGGAGCAAAACGATGCGTTATTCCTTCGAGGTTATCGTAGTGTACCTTTTGTTCTTGGGTGTGGCATTTCTCTTCGAGGCTTTGAATCAGCGTTTGCAATGCGATGTTTTCGTCCTTCAAAGTGccattcttctcttcgagtTCCCTCATCTCTCTCTTGATCGTTGCCGCGTCCACTTTTCGGACCACCTTGAtgattcgtttcgttttctttacgcCGTTTTCCTCCGAcgtctcgccgccgacggcTGTCGCGTCGTCGGAAGCGAAACTCGAACACGATTCGCTCACTTTGACCTAAGGAGTCAAGACGAGGCGCGTGCCGCGACACGCGTGTGTGCGCCCACGCAACATAGGCTCACTCTTTGCCTCGATGGCGAGGGCATTGGTGGAGGTTCTGGGCTGTCTGGAGTCTCGGGAGGATGTCCGTTCGTTGgcacgacgtcattttcgtcgtcaattccGTTCTCTGGAGCCGCAGGGACGATTCGCttgatctttttcttcttgaccACTGTtatgattttcttcttcttctttttaggcTGCGCTGCggccgttgtcgtcgtcgtcgtcgattcgtcgtccaacATCCTAGAAAAAAGTCGCGAGAGAGCTCCCACGGGGCTATACTCTACTTGATTTCCATGCAAAGCAAACGAAACCCCTGTGGCAAATGGCGCGCGCAAAAATATGCGCGATACAGTTTTATATGGGGAGTTTCTCGCTAAGAAACAACGCCCCAGTGTATGCAGCGAAGCGGGAGGGCGTCTCTGCTCACCTGTTCGTGTTGTTTAGACAGAACTGCGCTGCAGTTTCGAGAGGAGAGAGTCGCGGTGCGCAGATCAAGTCCTCAGGATCTAGGAATAAGCCACACCGATTGGTATGTGTATGCGTATACGATGGGATTCGATCGCTTATAAGCTAATTGCGGCAAACATTTTATGGGGCTgggaaatcgacgccgcccTCCCACTTTGTTGTGGGGCAAATCAAAACCGCCATGCACGCCACGCGGAgaccgtcgacgatcgcgctTCATCTCGCGAAAAAACCCCCAAGCGATGCCCCATTTATTTCGATTCGACACACATTCCAACGAGAAACGCGACACGAACAACAGCCACACACATGCACGTACACATAGAGAGGCCGCCTAGAGGGAAAGTTTCCTAAGCTTCGACAGCAGTGTTGgtcgtttcttcgctctCAGCTGCCTTCCCGCCgccctttttctcctcgctggacggcggcggagatgAAGACGCATCAGCGGCTTCGGCTGTTGTCgattcttcgctttttttcttgttctcCGCCTTCGGCGCGTCGCCTTCGCTTTTGTCTTCTgacagtggcggcggcgcggcgTCTTCTACGGCGTCaccgctttcttcgtctagTTTAACTCGCTTAGGGTCGCTCTGTTCGACTTTTTCCGGCTCCGgcgccttcgttttctcgcccTGATCCGTTTTCGGGGGATCGGTCGTTTCTGTGGCGACGGGAGACGCCGTTTTCGGCTCTGTTTCGGTCTTAGCGGACGATTCGCTCGACTCGGACATGATCCTAGATAGATAGCGTAACGATGAAATCGAATGGTacaacgaaaacgatcgattagcgacgacgcttctcATTGGCTAGTCGGTCAGACTATTTTGACTTTGATTGGACGCGTGTGTTTGGCGCCAAAAAAAAGGTCTTTAGCACTGTGCTACATTCGATTGGACTCGCTTTTACAGTATTAGTCAGTCAGCGTACAGTAGTGTGTCGCATGCCTCAGGTGTGGGCGGTGGCCCATCAATTTTATACGGGGCCATAGAGGTCGAGTGTTCTCCGAGTTCCACGCACGCGATCTCGTCActtttcgctcgttttctgCTGCGTGACAGATAGCTCGATCGAGTGCGCGCGTTCGATTGACGGGGGGCCCCCGACGAGGAACCATGgatcgagaaaaacgttcgGAACTCGCAGCGACACTCGAAAGCCAACGCGAGCAAATCTCTCGCTACGAAACGCGTTTTCGCGGTACGCAGACCTCGTATATGAACCATCGAAGCATCGAATCGTTCTCTAGACGTAGTAAAAGCGTATAAAAGCGttttgaaggagaaagaggctCTAGAATCGACAGTTCGAGCTCTGAGCGTTCAATCGAAGGAAGAAGGCGATGACGAATCGGAAACGGAGTCCCAAAGCGGCGTTGCGGCTCTATCCGACGCTTTGGCGACTCTAaccgaagaaaaatcgaaaatcgTTTCCGATTTTCAAGCGGATAAAAAAGAGATGCGAAATCAATTCGAAACGAATTTGCGCGAAGCGAAATCGGAGAAGGAACGCttggagaaaatcgtcgaacgttcgaaggacgaaatcgaagaattAAAAAGTCGATTACGTCAACAGCAAATCGATTTGGAAGGAGAAATGAACGATCACGTGGCCATGTTGAGAGAATTGCAACAGGTACTCGCAAcagaacgagacgaaaaagaagaaatggaaacACAGGTTAATCAAATTAGataatttaattagttaatttaattagagTTTTTCCCCAGTTGGAGGATTTTCAAAGGCGAGTTATTTTGGCTGATAGCGAAGTGGAggatttgaaagagaaaacggaTGTTTTTAAATGTGAAATTAGTGTAAGATtaaatgtcacgtgatttatCTCTGGACCAATTAAGGAATAGGAGTTAAAGAAGCGACTTCGTGCCGCCGAAACGCGAGCGAAAGAGTCGTCTCAACCTCAGCCTCTCGTACTTCAAATGCAAAAGGAAATAGCTGATTTGAAGGCTTCACATGCCGTTGCTCTACTTGCGGAGCAACAGCGCGCAAATGAAATTGAGAAACAGTTGCAAAGAGCCAAGCAGGTGACCAGATTAAtacatatttatttatttattttttgaggTTTCTTTTTAGCGTGAAGAGGA is a window encoding:
- the LOC136191004 gene encoding uncharacterized protein encodes the protein MEIKMLDDESTTTTTTAAAQPKKKKKKIITVVKKKKIKRIVPAAPENGIDDENDVVPTNGHPPETPDSPEPPPMPSPSRQRVKVSESCSSFASDDATAVGGETSEENGVKKTKRIIKVVRKVDAATIKREMRELEEKNGTLKDENIALQTLIQSLEEKCHTQEQKIASLQRQLEAHQYLKSMQASRKPRRATISSCTDETNGLSTGVKINRPPIGGKHVTRLWEEKFKVFGVLKEV